Proteins from one Erpetoichthys calabaricus chromosome 11, fErpCal1.3, whole genome shotgun sequence genomic window:
- the LOC114660851 gene encoding LOW QUALITY PROTEIN: rho GTPase-activating protein 17-like (The sequence of the model RefSeq protein was modified relative to this genomic sequence to represent the inferred CDS: deleted 1 base in 1 codon) gives MKKQFNRMRQLANQTVGRAEKTEVLSEDLLVIEKRLETIRVVCHNTQKRLAACLQGQIGTDADRRHKKLPLTALSQCMQEGGIQLGEESLLGKIMETCSEVESRLAMDLSAHEVQLEREVLDPLNQLAEVEIPNIQKQRKQLAKLVLDWDSARTRWNQAARSIISGANYLAQTAKVDSLKEEVDEASNKVELCKDQLAADMYNVCSKEGDYVCHFVMFLEAQADYHRKSLAELENLLPVVRAQQESWAERPAFGTALEDHLKRSNREIALPIEACVMMLLETGMKEEGLFRIAAGASKLKKLKAALDCSTSQLEEFYSDPHAVAGALKSYIRELPEPLMTFQLYDEWIQASSITDHDKKMQALWVTCDQLPKANKANFRYLIKFLSKLAKESDVNKMTPSNISIVLGPNLLWAKNEGTLAELAASTSVHVVSIIECFVQHSDWFFPEDIDFNISGVFAPAVPTVPSNHTNHVSPPTNEVEPNPAEKKRPVSMAISEGKESLGTKGADLMPRRSGTLTRKHVSPAFQPPLPPVEAEPQQNPNLARPVGTGLESSPAGSDSATEQAPEEPCSVKPKETAGTLPLVRNSVSGLPTGNQLTTGPSPSNLGPSPHMMRRATKKPAPAPPKYAQLGPQVPPPTANHKPPSSHGAGHSPPNLPPTQPRRHSSNQPPIQAPSHPPPQPPGQTPGGAAGEMGTDPSPPQTPTPPGTPPLANPAGTISFPPGFGGDSPSPSGAQARMRPVPKPRNRPSVPPPPQPPFPGSDNSSAGTGSRLVTDV, from the exons ATAGAGAAAAGGCTGGAAACCATAAGGGTCGTGTGCCACAACACCCAGAAGCGTCTTGCGGCCTGTCTGCAGGGTCAGATTGGCACAGATGCTGACAGGAGACAT AAGAAGCTGCCGCTGACCGCGCTGTCACAATGCATGCAGGAGGGAGGAATCCAGCTTGGCGAGGAGTCTCTGCTTGG GAAGATAATGGAAACCTGCAGCGAAGTGGAGAGTCGACTTGCCATGGACCTGTCTGCCCATGAGGTCCAGCTGGAGAGGGAGGTCCTGGATCCCCTGAACCAGCTGGCAGAG gTGGAAATTCCAAACATTCAAAAGCAAAGGAAGCAGCTGGCCAAACTGGTTCTGGACTGGGACTCTGCTCGTACAAG GTGGAACCAGGCTGCCAGGTCGATCATTTCTGGTGCCAACTATCTAGCCCAGACGGCCAAAGTAGACTCCCTtaaggaggaggtggatgaagcctCCAACAAAGTGGAGCTCTGCAAG GACCAGCTGGCTGCTGACATGTACAACGTTTGCTCCAAGGAGGGTGACTACGTCTGTCATTTTGTCATG TTTCTAGAAGCTCAAGCAGACTACCACAGAAAGTCGCTGGCCGAGTTGGAAAACCTCCTACCAGTGGTGAGAGCCCAACAAG AGTCCTGGGCAGAGCGGCCAGCGTTTGGGACAGCCCTGGAAGACCACCTAAAACGCAGCAACCGGGAGATCGCGCTGCCCATCGAAGCCTGCGTTATGATGCTGTTGGAGACGGGCATGAAGGAGGAG GGTTTGTTCCGCATAGCCGCTGGTGCCTCCAAGCTGAAAAAGCTGAAGGCCGCACTTGACTGTTCCACGTCTCAGCTGGAGGAGTTCTACTCAGACCCTCATGCAGTAGCAG GCGCCCTCAAGTCCTACATCAGAGAGCTTCCAGAGCCCCTGATGACATTCCAGCTATATGATGAGTGGATCCAAGCGTCCAG TATCACTGACCACGACAAGAAGATGCAGGCCTTGTGGGTCACCTGTGACCAGCTACCAAAGGCCAATAAGGCAAATTTCAG GTACCTGATTAAATTTCTGTCCAAACTGGCCAAAGAAAGTGACGTCAACAAGATGACTCCAAGCAACATCTCCATTGTTCTGGGACCAAACCTTCTGTGGGCCAAAAATGAAGG gaCTCTCGCTGAACTTGCAGCCTCCACATCAGTACACGTGGTGTCCATTATCGAGTGCTTTGTGCAACACTCAGACTGGTTCTTCCCTGAAG ACATTGACTTCAACATCTCTGGAGTTTTTGCCCCTGCTGTACCAACTGTGCCTTCCAACCATACCAACCATGTGTCTCCACCAACAAATGAGGTGGAACCCAACCCAGCAGAGAAGAAGAGGCCTGTCAGTATGGCAATTTCTGAGGGCAAGGAAAG CCTGGGTACCAAAGGAGCTGACCTCATGCCACGCAGAAGTGGGACCCTTACTAGAAAACACGTGTCTCCTGCCTTCCAGCCCCCATTGCCCCCAGTTGAGGCTGAGCCACAACAGAATCCGAATCTGGCTCGGCCCGTGGGCACAGGTCTGGAGAGCAGCCCAGCGGGCTCGGATTCTGCCACAGAGCAGGCTCCCGAAGAGCCCTG TTCTGTGAAGCCAAAGGAAACTGCTGGGACTCTCCCACTTGTGCGAAACAGCGTAAGTGGGCTACCCACAGGAAACCAGCTGACCACAGGGCCTTCACCCAGCAACCTTGGGCCGAGTCCACACATGATGCGGAGAG CCACCAAGAAGCCAGCACCAGCCCCTCCGAAATATGCCCAGCTGGGCCCCCAGGTGCCACCACCCACTGCAAACCACAAGCCGCCCTCCAGCCATGGAGCTGGCCATTCACCCCCCAACTTGCCTCCCACTCAGCCACGCAGACACTCGAGTAACCAACCCCCAATCCAGGCTCCCAGCCACCCACCCCCGCAGCCTCCAGGGCAGACTCCAGGAGGGGCCGCCGGTGAGATGGGAACAGATCCCTCACCCCCCCAGACTCCCACCCCTCCCGGCACCCCACCACTGGCCAATCCCGCTGGCACAATCTCATTCCCCCCAGGCTTTGGAGGTGATAGTCCTTCCCCATCTGGTGCCCAAGCTAGAATGCGTCCTGTGCCCAAACCCAGGAACCGGCCTAGTGTGCCACCA CCCCCCCAGCCTCCGTTCCCTGGCAGTGATAACTCCAGCGCCGGCACTGGATCCAGGCTTGTCACTG ATGTGTGA